From one Pseudomonas sp. B21-048 genomic stretch:
- a CDS encoding Hsp20 family protein, with the protein MSTAFSLAPLFRSSVGFDRFNDLFETALRNEPGSTYPPYNVEKYGDDQYRIVVAAAGFQEEDLDLQVEKGVLTISGGKRDADESVTYLYQGIAQRAFKLSFRLADHIEIKAAELRNGLLSIDLLRVIPEEAKAKRIPINGTEKPALQH; encoded by the coding sequence ATGAGTACTGCATTTTCCCTGGCCCCACTGTTCCGTTCCTCGGTAGGTTTCGACCGCTTCAACGACCTGTTCGAAACTGCCCTGCGCAATGAGCCAGGCAGCACCTATCCACCCTACAACGTTGAAAAATACGGTGACGACCAATACCGCATTGTCGTAGCGGCCGCCGGTTTCCAGGAAGAAGACTTGGACCTGCAAGTGGAGAAAGGTGTGCTGACCATCAGTGGCGGCAAGCGTGACGCGGACGAAAGCGTCACTTACTTGTACCAAGGCATCGCTCAGCGCGCCTTCAAACTGTCGTTCCGTCTGGCAGACCATATTGAAATCAAGGCCGCCGAGCTGCGCAACGGTTTGTTGAGTATCGATCTGTTGCGTGTGATTCCGGAAGAAGCGAAAGCCAAACGCATCCCGATCAACGGGACGGAAAAACCGGCTCTGCAGCACTGA
- a CDS encoding TetR/AcrR family transcriptional regulator yields the protein MNDKKAQTRERILKAASAALIQRGPAEPSVGEVMGAAGLTVGGFYAHFESKDALMLEAFKQLLSHRRDLIDGMDATLTGEERRALVAAFYLSRKHRDSTEQACPIPASVGELGRLPDEFRVALNEHVELMVAQLAASPEEADKALADMALMVGGLALARALGPGELSDRLLRAAKSAVL from the coding sequence ATGAACGATAAAAAAGCTCAAACCCGCGAACGCATCCTCAAGGCTGCCAGTGCAGCGCTGATCCAGCGCGGCCCGGCTGAGCCGAGCGTGGGCGAAGTGATGGGCGCGGCCGGCCTGACGGTCGGCGGCTTCTACGCACACTTCGAAAGCAAGGATGCATTGATGTTGGAAGCGTTCAAGCAGCTGCTCAGCCATCGTCGTGACTTGATCGACGGTATGGACGCCACGTTGACCGGTGAGGAGCGTCGCGCGTTGGTCGCAGCGTTCTACCTGTCGCGCAAACACCGTGATTCCACCGAGCAGGCGTGCCCGATTCCGGCATCGGTCGGCGAGCTGGGCCGTCTGCCCGACGAATTTCGTGTGGCGTTGAATGAACATGTTGAGTTGATGGTCGCGCAGTTGGCGGCCAGCCCGGAAGAGGCCGACAAAGCCTTGGCTGATATGGCCTTGATGGTCGGTGGTTTGGCTCTGGCGCGGGCGCTGGGGCCAGGAGAGTTGTCCGATCGATTGCTGCGCGCCGCCAAGTCGGCGGTGCTATGA
- a CDS encoding thioesterase family protein: MGWDRATPFIIDLEVGAEDIDGLGHANNAVYVTWLERCAWRHSQRLGLDLVEYRRLDRAMAVVRHEIDYLAAAYEGDELQLATWIVDWDQRLKMTRHFQLKRPSDNTTLLRAQTTFVCIELSTGKPKRMPAEFIEGYGPALQVAG, encoded by the coding sequence ATGGGCTGGGATCGGGCAACGCCGTTTATCATTGATCTGGAAGTGGGTGCCGAGGACATCGACGGGCTGGGCCACGCGAACAACGCGGTGTACGTGACCTGGCTCGAGCGCTGCGCCTGGCGCCACTCGCAACGGCTTGGGCTGGATCTGGTCGAGTACCGACGGCTGGACCGGGCAATGGCGGTGGTGCGGCACGAGATCGATTACCTGGCGGCGGCCTATGAGGGCGACGAACTGCAACTGGCGACCTGGATCGTCGATTGGGATCAACGCCTGAAAATGACCCGACACTTCCAGTTGAAGCGTCCCAGCGACAACACAACGTTGCTGCGGGCGCAAACCACTTTCGTGTGCATCGAACTGTCGACCGGCAAGCCCAAGCGCATGCCGGCGGAATTTATCGAGGGCTACGGCCCGGCATTGCAAGTCGCGGGCTAG
- a CDS encoding tRNA-dihydrouridine synthase produces MQIALAPMEGLVDNILRDVLTRVGGIDWCVTEFIRINDQLLTPAYYHKFGPELLTDARTASGVPLRVQLLGSDPVCLAENAALACELGSEVIDLNFGCPAKTVNKSRGGAVLLKEPELLNQIVEHVRRAVPAHIPVTAKMRLGFDSPDGALVCATALAEGGAAHIVVHARTKTDGYKPPAHWEWIPRVQDVVKVPVFANGDIWSVEDWRRCREISGVEDIMLGRGLVSRPDLARQIAAARAGEDVIEMTWAELLPLIQDFWLQAKAQMTPRQSPGRLKQWLAMLTRNYPEAVELFTVLRRETELDNVSRLLGLQVSEAA; encoded by the coding sequence ATGCAAATTGCTTTGGCGCCCATGGAGGGGTTGGTCGACAACATCCTGCGGGACGTGCTGACCCGTGTGGGCGGTATTGATTGGTGCGTGACCGAATTCATTCGGATCAACGATCAGCTGCTCACGCCTGCCTATTACCACAAGTTCGGCCCGGAACTGCTGACTGACGCCCGAACCGCGTCCGGTGTGCCGCTGCGGGTGCAACTGCTCGGCTCCGATCCTGTGTGCCTGGCGGAAAACGCTGCACTGGCCTGCGAGTTGGGTTCCGAGGTCATCGACCTGAACTTTGGCTGCCCGGCCAAGACCGTCAACAAATCCCGTGGCGGCGCGGTGCTGCTCAAAGAGCCTGAACTGCTCAACCAAATCGTCGAACACGTCCGTCGTGCCGTACCCGCGCATATCCCGGTGACCGCCAAGATGCGCCTCGGTTTTGACAGTCCGGACGGTGCGCTGGTTTGTGCCACGGCCCTGGCTGAAGGCGGCGCGGCGCACATCGTGGTTCACGCGCGGACCAAGACCGATGGCTACAAGCCGCCAGCCCACTGGGAATGGATCCCTCGGGTGCAGGACGTGGTCAAAGTGCCGGTGTTTGCCAACGGCGATATCTGGAGCGTTGAAGACTGGCGTCGTTGCCGCGAGATCAGCGGCGTCGAAGACATCATGCTCGGTCGTGGACTGGTATCGCGCCCGGATCTGGCCCGGCAAATCGCTGCCGCCCGCGCCGGTGAAGACGTAATCGAGATGACCTGGGCCGAGCTGCTGCCGCTGATTCAGGACTTCTGGCTGCAAGCCAAAGCGCAGATGACACCGCGTCAATCGCCGGGCCGCTTGAAGCAATGGCTGGCGATGTTGACCCGCAATTATCCCGAAGCGGTAGAGCTGTTCACCGTCCTGCGTCGTGAGACCGAACTGGATAATGTCTCGCGTTTACTGGGCCTGCAGGTGTCTGAAGCGGCCTGA
- a CDS encoding DUF1266 domain-containing protein, with protein sequence MEEIQQRWLCGLSAPMVALNPRARYDEPAFYSDPQFIDLQCSWGISDRPQLLSMLEGMADDGHASHLDGAYRSWQRCLPSEWQALLETLSPRERDLHEFAGRTFGGCGPGGIRAWDLGRMGFLLRCGLRNEWIDLTESLWLHGRLAVRAQYHYGSWFSYFNGFLAGHAFWSCLGNSDEQMAHELDRQGEFSRSAFIARGLARDTSSFLADLPWHTDLDALPRPASLEEFDWS encoded by the coding sequence ATGGAAGAGATACAACAGCGTTGGCTGTGCGGTCTATCTGCGCCGATGGTGGCCCTCAATCCTCGCGCCCGTTACGACGAGCCTGCTTTCTACTCCGATCCGCAATTCATCGACCTGCAATGCAGCTGGGGCATCAGCGACCGGCCGCAGTTATTAAGCATGCTTGAAGGGATGGCGGACGACGGTCATGCCTCTCATCTCGATGGGGCGTATCGGTCGTGGCAGCGTTGCTTGCCGAGCGAATGGCAGGCACTGCTTGAAACGCTGTCACCCCGCGAGCGCGACTTGCACGAGTTCGCCGGGCGTACCTTCGGTGGATGCGGGCCGGGTGGTATCAGGGCTTGGGATCTCGGGCGCATGGGGTTTCTCTTGCGCTGTGGCTTGCGCAATGAGTGGATCGATTTAACTGAAAGTCTTTGGCTACATGGCCGACTCGCCGTAAGAGCGCAATACCATTACGGCAGTTGGTTCTCCTATTTCAATGGTTTCCTGGCCGGTCATGCGTTCTGGAGCTGTCTGGGCAACAGTGACGAACAGATGGCTCACGAGCTTGATCGGCAAGGGGAGTTTTCGCGTAGCGCTTTCATTGCGCGTGGTCTTGCGCGCGACACCTCTTCTTTCCTGGCTGATTTGCCTTGGCACACGGACCTTGATGCGCTGCCACGCCCGGCGTCCCTTGAGGAGTTCGACTGGTCATGA
- a CDS encoding alpha/beta fold hydrolase, translating into MNTLSWVRGVNGTLGWFAPKLVASKMRLAFMTPRELPPRDWELPLLAKSERITLRFGLSALRWGQGPAVLLMHGWEGRPTQFAALITALVDAGYTVVALDGPAHGRSPGREANVVLFARAMLEAAAELPPLQAVIGHSMGGASAMLAVQLGLRTETLVSIAAPARILGVLRGFARYVRLPPKARSVFIRQVEKDVGMRAAALDVARYQLDMPGLIVHAEDDNFVPVKESQLIHEAWFDSRLLRLEEGGHQRVLADPRVIDGVLSLLAGRSLQSRQSA; encoded by the coding sequence ATGAACACGTTGAGCTGGGTTCGTGGCGTTAATGGCACCTTGGGCTGGTTCGCGCCGAAGTTGGTGGCGAGCAAGATGCGCCTGGCATTCATGACCCCGCGGGAATTACCGCCGCGTGATTGGGAATTGCCGCTGCTGGCGAAATCTGAACGAATCACATTGCGCTTCGGCCTCTCCGCGCTGCGCTGGGGCCAGGGTCCGGCGGTGTTGTTGATGCACGGCTGGGAAGGCCGGCCAACGCAGTTTGCCGCGCTGATCACGGCGCTGGTCGATGCCGGTTACACCGTGGTTGCCCTGGACGGCCCGGCTCACGGTCGTTCGCCTGGTCGCGAGGCTAATGTGGTGCTGTTCGCTCGGGCCATGCTCGAAGCGGCCGCTGAATTGCCGCCGCTGCAAGCGGTGATCGGTCACTCCATGGGCGGCGCCAGTGCCATGCTCGCGGTTCAGTTGGGCTTGCGCACCGAAACCCTGGTCTCGATCGCCGCCCCGGCGCGAATTCTCGGGGTACTGCGTGGGTTCGCACGCTATGTGCGCCTGCCGCCCAAAGCGCGTTCGGTGTTTATTCGCCAGGTCGAGAAAGACGTCGGCATGCGCGCTGCTGCGCTGGATGTTGCGCGCTATCAGCTCGACATGCCGGGGCTGATCGTTCATGCCGAGGACGACAACTTTGTTCCGGTCAAGGAATCCCAATTGATCCACGAAGCCTGGTTCGACAGCCGCCTGTTGCGCCTGGAAGAGGGCGGGCATCAGCGGGTGCTCGCCGATCCGCGGGTGATCGACGGCGTTCTTTCGTTGCTGGCCGGTCGCAGTCTGCAATCGCGCCAATCGGCCTGA
- the uvrB gene encoding excinuclease ABC subunit UvrB has product MSEFQLVTRFEPAGDQPEAIRLMVEGIEAGLAHQTLLGVTGSGKTFSIANVIAQIQRPTLVLAPNKTLAAQLYGEFKAFFPNNAVEYFVSYYDYYQPEAYVPSSDTFIEKDASINDHIEQMRLSATKALLERKDAIIVTTVSCIYGLGSPETYLKMVLHVDRGDKLDQRALLRRLADLQYTRNDMDFARATFRVRGDVIDIHPAESDFEAIRIELFDDEVESLSAFDPLTGEVIRKLPRFTFYPKSHYVTPRETLLEAIEGIKVELQERLEYLRSNNKLVEAQRLEQRTRFDLEMILELGYCNGIENYSRYLSGRESGQAPPTLFDYLPADALLVIDESHVSVPQVGAMYKGDRSRKETLVEYGFRLPSALDNRPMRFDEFESISPQTIFVSATPGNYEAEHAGRVVEQLVRPTGLVDPQIEIRPALTQVDDLLSEITKRVALEERVLVTTLTKRMSEDLTDYLADHGVRVRYLHSDIDTVERVEIIRDLRLGVFDVLVGINLLREGLDMPEVSLVAILDADKEGFLRSERSLIQTIGRAARNLNGRAILYADRITGSMERAIGETERRRDKQIAFNLANGITPKGVFKDVADIMEGAVVPGSRSKKRKGMAKAAEESAKYEAELRSPSEISKRIRQLEEKMYQLARDLEFEAAAQLRDEIGKLRERLLVV; this is encoded by the coding sequence ATGTCTGAATTCCAGCTAGTCACTCGCTTCGAGCCCGCCGGCGATCAGCCGGAAGCCATCCGCCTGATGGTCGAGGGCATTGAGGCCGGGCTGGCGCACCAGACGTTGCTCGGTGTGACGGGCTCGGGCAAGACCTTCAGCATCGCCAACGTGATCGCCCAGATACAGCGCCCGACGCTGGTGCTGGCGCCCAACAAGACGCTGGCCGCGCAGTTGTATGGCGAATTCAAGGCGTTCTTCCCGAACAACGCGGTTGAATACTTCGTCTCCTATTACGACTACTACCAGCCCGAAGCCTACGTACCGTCGTCCGACACCTTCATCGAGAAGGATGCCTCGATCAACGACCACATCGAGCAGATGCGCCTGTCTGCAACCAAGGCGCTGCTGGAGCGCAAGGACGCGATCATCGTCACCACGGTATCGTGCATCTACGGTCTGGGCAGTCCGGAAACCTATTTGAAGATGGTGTTGCACGTCGATCGCGGCGACAAGCTCGACCAGCGCGCGCTGCTGCGTCGCCTGGCCGACCTGCAATACACCCGCAACGACATGGACTTTGCCCGGGCGACCTTCCGGGTGCGTGGCGATGTGATTGATATCCACCCGGCGGAATCCGATTTCGAAGCGATCCGCATCGAGCTGTTCGATGACGAAGTGGAGAGCCTGTCCGCCTTCGACCCGCTGACCGGTGAAGTCATTCGCAAACTGCCGCGTTTCACCTTCTATCCGAAGAGCCACTACGTGACGCCGCGCGAAACCCTGCTCGAGGCTATCGAAGGGATCAAGGTCGAATTGCAGGAGCGCCTGGAATACCTGCGTTCCAACAATAAATTGGTGGAAGCCCAGCGACTGGAGCAGCGCACCCGTTTCGACCTGGAGATGATCCTCGAACTGGGTTACTGCAACGGCATCGAAAACTACTCGCGCTACCTGTCGGGCCGTGAGTCCGGCCAGGCGCCGCCTACTTTGTTCGATTATCTGCCGGCCGATGCCTTGCTGGTGATCGACGAATCCCACGTCAGCGTGCCGCAAGTCGGCGCCATGTATAAGGGCGACCGTTCGCGTAAAGAAACGCTGGTGGAATACGGTTTTCGCCTGCCCTCGGCCCTGGATAACCGGCCGATGCGTTTCGATGAATTTGAAAGCATCAGCCCCCAAACGATTTTTGTCTCGGCCACGCCGGGCAATTACGAGGCGGAGCACGCTGGCCGAGTGGTCGAGCAATTGGTGCGACCGACCGGTCTGGTGGACCCGCAAATCGAAATCCGTCCGGCATTGACTCAGGTCGACGACCTGCTCTCGGAAATCACCAAACGCGTGGCCCTGGAAGAGCGGGTACTGGTCACCACGCTGACCAAGCGCATGTCCGAAGACTTGACCGATTACCTGGCTGACCACGGCGTGCGCGTGCGTTATCTGCACTCGGACATCGACACCGTGGAGCGGGTCGAAATTATCCGTGACTTGCGTCTCGGCGTCTTCGATGTGCTGGTGGGGATCAACCTTCTGCGTGAAGGCCTGGACATGCCGGAAGTCTCGCTGGTGGCGATTCTCGACGCGGACAAGGAAGGTTTCCTGCGTTCCGAACGCTCACTGATCCAGACCATCGGCCGGGCGGCGCGCAACCTCAATGGGCGGGCGATTCTGTATGCGGATCGCATCACCGGCTCCATGGAGCGGGCGATCGGCGAGACCGAGCGTCGTCGCGACAAGCAGATCGCCTTCAACCTAGCCAATGGCATCACGCCCAAGGGGGTGTTCAAGGACGTCGCCGACATCATGGAAGGCGCGGTCGTGCCGGGTTCGCGCAGCAAGAAGCGCAAAGGCATGGCCAAGGCCGCCGAGGAAAGTGCCAAGTACGAGGCCGAACTGCGCTCGCCGAGCGAGATCAGCAAACGCATTCGTCAGTTGGAAGAAAAGATGTACCAACTCGCCCGCGATCTGGAATTCGAAGCCGCGGCGCAGTTGCGCGACGAAATCGGCAAGCTGCGGGAGCGGTTGTTGGTCGTTTGA
- the gltX gene encoding glutamate--tRNA ligase, giving the protein MTTVRTRIAPSPTGDPHVGTAYIALFNYCFAKQHGGEFILRIEDTDQLRSTRESEQQIYDALRWLGIDWSEGPDVGGPHGPYRQSERGDIYQKYCQQLVDMGHAFPCFCTAEELDQMRAEQMARGETPRYDGRALLLSADEVARRLAAGEPHVIRMKVPTEGVCVVPDMLRGDVEIPWDRMDMQVLMKTDGLPTYFLANVVDDHLMGITHVLRGEEWLPSAPKLILLYEYFGWEQPQLCYMPLLRNPDKSKLSKRKNPTSVTFYERMGFMPEAMLNYLGRMGWSMPDEREKFSLQEMVDNFDLKRVSLGGPIFDIEKLSWLNGQWLRDLPVEEFAARLQKWALNPEYMMKIAPHVQGRVETFSQVAPLAGFFFAGGVNPDAKLFESKKLSGDQVRQLMQLILWKLESLRQWEKDSITATIQAVVESLELKLRDAMPLMFAAITGQASSVSVLDAMEILGPDLTRFRLRQAIDLLGGVSKKENKEWEKLLGNIA; this is encoded by the coding sequence ATGACCACCGTCCGCACTCGCATCGCGCCATCGCCTACCGGGGACCCCCACGTAGGTACCGCTTACATCGCTTTGTTCAACTACTGCTTTGCCAAGCAGCATGGCGGTGAGTTCATCCTGCGGATCGAAGACACCGACCAACTGCGTTCGACCCGCGAGTCCGAGCAGCAGATTTACGACGCCCTGCGCTGGTTGGGTATCGACTGGAGCGAAGGCCCGGACGTCGGCGGCCCGCACGGTCCTTACCGTCAGAGCGAGCGCGGCGACATCTATCAGAAGTACTGCCAGCAATTGGTCGACATGGGGCATGCCTTCCCGTGCTTCTGCACGGCCGAAGAATTGGACCAGATGCGCGCCGAGCAAATGGCGCGTGGCGAAACCCCGCGTTACGACGGCCGTGCGCTGTTGCTCTCTGCGGATGAAGTCGCGCGCCGCCTGGCCGCCGGCGAGCCACACGTCATCCGCATGAAAGTGCCGACCGAAGGCGTGTGCGTAGTGCCTGACATGCTGCGTGGCGACGTCGAGATCCCGTGGGATCGCATGGACATGCAAGTGCTGATGAAGACTGACGGCCTGCCGACGTACTTCCTGGCCAACGTGGTCGATGACCACTTGATGGGCATTACCCACGTTCTGCGTGGTGAAGAGTGGTTGCCTTCGGCGCCGAAACTGATCCTCTTGTACGAATACTTTGGCTGGGAACAACCGCAGCTGTGCTACATGCCGCTGCTGCGTAACCCGGACAAGAGCAAGCTGTCCAAGCGCAAGAACCCGACCTCGGTGACCTTCTACGAGCGCATGGGCTTCATGCCGGAAGCAATGCTCAACTACCTGGGCCGCATGGGTTGGTCGATGCCGGACGAGCGCGAGAAGTTCTCGCTGCAGGAAATGGTCGACAACTTCGACCTGAAGCGCGTTTCCCTCGGCGGGCCGATTTTCGACATCGAGAAGCTGTCGTGGCTCAACGGCCAGTGGCTGCGTGACCTGCCAGTGGAAGAGTTCGCCGCTCGTTTGCAAAAGTGGGCACTGAACCCTGAGTACATGATGAAGATCGCACCGCACGTGCAGGGCCGGGTTGAAACCTTCAGCCAGGTCGCACCGCTGGCCGGCTTCTTCTTCGCCGGTGGCGTGAACCCGGACGCCAAGCTGTTCGAATCCAAGAAGCTCTCGGGCGATCAGGTTCGTCAGTTGATGCAGTTGATTCTGTGGAAGCTGGAAAGCCTGCGTCAGTGGGAGAAGGACAGCATCACTGCAACCATCCAGGCGGTGGTCGAATCACTGGAATTGAAGCTGCGTGATGCCATGCCGCTGATGTTCGCCGCGATCACGGGGCAGGCCAGCTCGGTATCGGTGCTCGACGCGATGGAAATCCTCGGGCCGGACCTGACCCGTTTCCGTCTGCGCCAGGCTATCGACCTGCTGGGCGGCGTGTCGAAGAAGGAAAACAAGGAGTGGGAAAAATTGTTGGGCAATATCGCCTAA
- a CDS encoding amino acid aminotransferase, with protein sequence MSLFSAVEMAPRDPILGLNEAFNADTRTNKVNLGVGVYCDEEGRIPLLRAVVEAETIRAAQHVSRGYLPIDGIAAYDQAVQKLLFGNDSPLIAAGRVITTQAVGGTGALKIGADFLKQLLPNAVVAISDPSWENHRALFETAGFPVQNYRYYDAATHDVNRAGLLEDLNALPSGSIVVLHACCHNPTGVDLSPADWKNVLEVVKAKGHVPFLDMAYQGFGDGIDEDAAAVRLFAESDLTFFVSSSFSKSFSLYGERVGALSIVSESKEESARVLSQVKRVIRTNYSNPPTHGASIVAAVLNSPVLRAQWEEELAEMRLRIRGMRIQMVDLLAKNAPQRDFSFVGRQRGMFSYSGLTVEQVTRLRSEFGIYALDTGRICVAALNQSNIDAVTKAIVQVI encoded by the coding sequence ATGAGCCTGTTCTCCGCTGTCGAAATGGCACCACGCGATCCAATCCTGGGCCTCAACGAAGCATTCAATGCCGATACCCGCACCAACAAGGTCAACCTGGGGGTTGGTGTTTACTGCGACGAGGAGGGGCGAATTCCACTCCTGCGCGCCGTTGTCGAAGCCGAGACGATTCGCGCCGCTCAACACGTTTCCCGTGGCTACCTGCCGATCGACGGCATCGCTGCCTACGACCAGGCCGTGCAAAAACTGCTGTTCGGCAATGATTCGCCGCTGATCGCCGCTGGCCGGGTTATCACCACCCAAGCTGTCGGCGGTACCGGCGCGCTGAAAATCGGTGCCGACTTCCTCAAGCAACTGTTGCCGAACGCCGTCGTGGCAATCAGCGACCCGAGCTGGGAAAACCACCGCGCACTGTTCGAAACCGCCGGTTTCCCGGTGCAGAACTATCGCTACTACGACGCCGCCACCCACGACGTTAACCGCGCCGGCCTGCTGGAAGACCTGAACGCCCTGCCGTCCGGCTCTATCGTTGTGCTGCACGCTTGCTGCCACAACCCGACCGGCGTGGACCTGAGCCCGGCGGACTGGAAAAACGTGCTGGAAGTCGTGAAAGCGAAAGGTCACGTGCCGTTCCTCGACATGGCCTACCAGGGCTTTGGCGACGGTATCGATGAAGACGCCGCGGCCGTGCGTCTGTTCGCCGAATCGGACCTGACCTTCTTCGTTTCCAGCTCGTTCTCCAAATCTTTCTCGCTGTACGGCGAGCGCGTGGGCGCCCTGTCGATCGTCAGCGAGTCGAAAGAAGAAAGCGCGCGCGTACTGTCGCAAGTCAAACGCGTGATCCGCACCAACTACTCCAACCCGCCGACCCACGGTGCAAGCATCGTCGCCGCGGTGCTGAACAGCCCGGTCCTGCGCGCCCAGTGGGAAGAAGAACTGGCAGAAATGCGCCTGCGGATTCGCGGCATGCGCATCCAGATGGTCGACCTGCTGGCGAAAAACGCTCCACAGCGTGATTTCAGTTTCGTCGGCCGCCAGCGCGGCATGTTCTCCTACTCCGGCCTGACGGTTGAGCAGGTAACCCGTCTGCGCAGCGAGTTCGGCATCTACGCCCTGGACACCGGCCGCATCTGCGTCGCCGCGCTGAACCAGAGCAACATCGATGCCGTGACCAAGGCCATCGTTCAGGTGATCTGA